A single genomic interval of Nostoc commune NIES-4072 harbors:
- a CDS encoding glycosyltransferase family 87 protein yields MISFGFWNLIIVILVAIILRNNWRLDGEKAAWKNSLFLKSSVMQRLIQFFRQPIVNFLIQAGVVLVVTRFLCYTGWLLYFLNQPNPPLWDFQWYYVASKLAHQHLSPFNVEIFNQTFCSITTVCGSLPPFVYPPNIIPLIWFLGYFSMNTAFKISILMHILAIALALWGANILLESKSRSFRTICTISVALIYGVVRDLQVGNVAIFIAVLILWMFIFARKNQDILAGICLGIALFKPTLAALFILYFLLKRRFSLVFVAVITVTCLAFLGLALTDNSLTQFVSDAFRGFSLWQTDPAVSPYISISRLDLMVVGPRLLPNNPFFAKLLSNLIVLILLGLAGWYWYLQQSFTEWSKKIYLAEMAIVSCLSIGITYSQETSSVMLIPAVVFLLNDLLYQIRSCKFSRRRMSVWLAGVCCLAVQTAVIHGWLIHSLANRWNVKAGELPYIMKITIFALPSYAVLGITLSILVLAISSLRQKQVMKYD; encoded by the coding sequence ATGATAAGTTTTGGTTTTTGGAACCTAATTATAGTAATTTTAGTTGCTATAATTCTCAGAAATAATTGGCGATTAGATGGAGAAAAGGCAGCCTGGAAAAATTCTTTATTCTTAAAATCTTCAGTAATGCAACGGTTGATACAATTTTTTCGTCAACCAATTGTTAACTTCCTCATCCAAGCAGGTGTTGTATTAGTCGTTACAAGATTCCTCTGTTATACAGGTTGGCTACTTTATTTCCTAAATCAGCCAAATCCACCTTTATGGGATTTTCAGTGGTATTATGTGGCGAGTAAATTGGCTCATCAGCATCTGAGTCCTTTTAATGTCGAGATTTTTAATCAGACTTTCTGTAGCATAACTACGGTGTGTGGCTCTCTTCCACCGTTTGTCTATCCACCTAATATTATTCCTCTCATCTGGTTTCTCGGTTATTTTTCGATGAATACTGCATTTAAAATATCGATTTTAATGCATATATTAGCAATTGCTTTAGCCTTGTGGGGAGCGAATATTTTACTAGAGTCTAAGTCACGAAGTTTCAGAACTATTTGCACAATTTCGGTTGCCTTGATTTATGGCGTAGTTCGGGATCTTCAAGTTGGTAATGTTGCAATTTTTATTGCAGTTCTTATTTTATGGATGTTTATATTCGCTAGAAAAAATCAGGATATTCTAGCAGGAATTTGCTTAGGAATTGCCCTTTTTAAACCCACATTAGCTGCATTATTCATTCTGTATTTTCTACTTAAGAGACGATTCTCTCTAGTTTTTGTAGCTGTGATCACAGTAACTTGTCTAGCATTTTTAGGTCTAGCCTTGACAGATAATTCTTTAACACAATTTGTCTCGGATGCATTTCGTGGATTTTCCCTCTGGCAAACCGATCCCGCAGTTAGCCCTTATATATCGATTAGTCGTCTAGATTTGATGGTTGTGGGGCCGAGATTACTTCCCAATAACCCATTTTTTGCCAAGCTTTTGTCAAACTTAATTGTTTTGATACTTCTGGGTTTGGCGGGTTGGTATTGGTATCTACAGCAATCTTTCACCGAATGGTCAAAAAAAATATATTTAGCAGAAATGGCAATAGTTTCTTGCTTGAGTATTGGCATCACCTATTCGCAAGAAACTAGTTCTGTAATGTTAATACCTGCTGTTGTTTTTTTACTAAATGATTTGCTGTATCAAATCAGGAGTTGTAAATTTTCTAGGAGAAGAATGTCTGTTTGGTTAGCAGGGGTTTGCTGTCTTGCAGTGCAAACAGCAGTTATTCATGGCTGGCTCATCCACTCTCTAGCAAACCGATGGAACGTGAAAGCAGGGGAATTGCCATACATTATGAAAATAACTATCTTCGCTCTACCGAGTTATGCAGTTTTAGGAATCACTTTGAGTATTTTAGTCTTAGCAATTAGTTCCCTTCGTCAAAAACAGGTGATGAAATATGATTAG
- the csaB gene encoding polysaccharide pyruvyl transferase CsaB, producing MVKIRALLSGYYGKGNGGDEALLATLLQMLPSHVTPVVLSGNPKETRDRYNVETCDRMAPLAVLQALRSSDALIWGGGSLIQDVTSTISPFYYGGLMALAQKMGLKTVAWAQGIGPLVRPQTRWLAWQTFGNCTKISVRDRASAALLSDWQIPCIIAPDPVWALESKPVPGLWDLPAPRVALTLRSHPQLTETRLANLTRALVDFQKATQTFILLLPFQKSEDLSIAEAIQPHLKDVSKILCLEDPQLLKGVFRGVEMAIGMRLHSLIMAASVGCRCFALSYDPKVNRLMEDLQMPGWDLASLPDDPNLISLTWMEHYANGDPLSPDQIQSLVDRALMHRELLSDALCNK from the coding sequence ATGGTCAAGATACGGGCGTTATTATCTGGATATTACGGTAAAGGTAATGGTGGTGACGAAGCTTTGTTGGCAACGCTTTTGCAAATGTTACCATCTCATGTGACGCCTGTGGTACTTTCGGGTAATCCAAAGGAAACGCGCGATCGCTACAATGTAGAAACCTGCGATCGCATGGCTCCTTTAGCTGTACTGCAAGCTTTACGCTCAAGTGATGCCTTGATTTGGGGCGGCGGGAGTCTCATCCAAGATGTTACCAGTACTATTAGCCCATTTTATTATGGCGGACTGATGGCATTGGCGCAAAAAATGGGTTTGAAAACTGTTGCTTGGGCACAGGGTATTGGCCCATTAGTGCGTCCGCAAACTCGTTGGTTGGCATGGCAAACCTTTGGTAATTGTACCAAAATTAGTGTCCGCGATCGCGCCAGTGCTGCTTTATTATCTGATTGGCAAATTCCTTGTATTATAGCTCCTGACCCGGTTTGGGCGTTGGAATCAAAACCAGTTCCCGGACTTTGGGATTTACCTGCGCCGAGAGTTGCACTAACGTTGCGATCGCATCCTCAGCTTACAGAAACACGTTTAGCAAACTTAACTCGTGCTTTGGTTGACTTTCAAAAAGCTACACAAACTTTTATTTTACTACTGCCATTTCAAAAAAGTGAAGATTTAAGTATTGCCGAAGCCATTCAACCACACCTTAAAGATGTTAGCAAGATTTTATGTCTGGAAGATCCGCAACTTTTGAAAGGTGTGTTTCGCGGCGTGGAAATGGCAATTGGGATGCGCCTACACAGCTTGATTATGGCTGCATCTGTTGGTTGTCGCTGCTTTGCTCTCAGTTATGATCCTAAAGTAAATCGTCTCATGGAAGACTTGCAAATGCCTGGATGGGATTTAGCTAGTTTACCAGATGACCCTAATTTGATTAGTCTGACTTGGATGGAGCATTACGCTAATGGCGATCCGTTATCACCAGACCAAATACAATCTTTAGTAGATAGAGCATTAATGCACCGCGAGTTGTTGAGCGACGCTTTATGTAATAAGTAA
- a CDS encoding DUF2499 domain-containing protein codes for MHALSIPTWIIHISSVIEWIVAIWLIWTYGELTGNRNWWGLSLAMLPALVSAMCACTWHYFDNAESLEWLVTLQATMTLVGNFTLWAAAYLIWRSTKSPNTVELKPIKSEQ; via the coding sequence ATGCACGCCCTATCGATTCCCACCTGGATTATTCATATTTCTAGCGTTATTGAGTGGATTGTCGCCATTTGGTTAATTTGGACTTACGGCGAACTCACTGGTAATCGCAATTGGTGGGGATTATCCCTTGCCATGTTACCAGCTTTAGTCAGCGCCATGTGTGCCTGTACCTGGCATTATTTCGACAACGCCGAATCTCTAGAATGGTTGGTAACACTTCAAGCTACCATGACCTTAGTTGGTAATTTTACGCTTTGGGCAGCAGCGTATTTGATTTGGCGTTCTACCAAGTCTCCTAACACTGTCGAACTAAAACCTATTAAATCAGAGCAATGA
- a CDS encoding DUF3593 domain-containing protein, translating to MISKETLFALSLFPYLGFLWFISRSPQMPRLALYGFYGTLVFVAITIPAGIYAVLHYGKSLADVDWLHGGAEVFLTLSNILLVLGFGQAVRQLKMKN from the coding sequence ATGATTTCTAAAGAAACCCTGTTTGCACTTTCACTGTTTCCCTATTTGGGTTTCTTGTGGTTTATCAGCCGCAGTCCGCAAATGCCGCGTTTAGCGCTGTATGGATTTTACGGTACTCTCGTCTTTGTTGCCATCACCATCCCAGCCGGAATTTATGCTGTATTGCATTATGGCAAGTCTTTGGCAGATGTAGATTGGTTGCACGGTGGTGCAGAAGTATTTTTGACCCTTTCTAATATCTTGCTTGTGCTGGGTTTTGGGCAAGCTGTAAGGCAATTAAAAATGAAAAATTAA